From the Peptococcaceae bacterium 1198_IL3148 genome, the window TACTAACGGATCACAGTACCTTGAAAACATTCCTTACAACTATTACGCTGCTAATTGCTTTGCAGGTCTCTTTATGTCATTTATCATTTTTTGTGGATTATACACTACATTTTTTGTCAACAACGCAAAGAAGATTCTAATCAGCTTACAGCAAAGAAGTATCAATGACTGTTTTTTCTTTAGTGGATTCTGCTCCCTGGTTGTATAGTACCAGTGCAATTCTTTAAATTCTTTGTTTTTAGCAACCATTGGCATTATGCATTGAAACAGTAGAGCCCTTAACCTTTTCCTGCCTCGTTTGCTGATGGTTGTTCTTCCCTTATGCTTTCCTGAGCTGTTCTCTTTGAGCGATAGCCCAGCTAGTTTCTGCACTTGCTTTGGATGTTCAAATCTTGTGATGTCACCAACTTCAGCTATGAATCCTGCTGCAGTTGCTAATCCGACACCCTTTATCTTTAGCATTTCTTCCATACCTGGCAGTTGCATTGCTAATTCTTCGATTAAGACCATCGTTTTTTCGTACTGCCGCATAACTAACGCATATTCTTCTAGCAAACAGCTTAATTCGTTTTCTGCAGATCTTAACCCTTGACGCACACCCACTGTAGCTTCTGCAGCTTTAACTAGCTTGGTTGCACGTTTAATTCCAACAGCTCTTTTGATCTCTTTTCTCCATGTAGCTACAATGCCTTCAATACCAAGTTTTATTACTTTCTCAGGGGTAGGAAACTCTTTTAATACCATTAAAGCAGCTTTCCCTTCCCACTTTCCAAAAACCTTATTGAACTCCGGAAAGTATATACTTATCCACCGCTTTACTCTGTTACGAATAATGTTCAGTTCTTTCACTAATCTCGAACGAGTACTCATTGAGTTGCGCAACTCGCTATAAATACCTTCCGCTATATACGGCACACAGTATCGGCCATCCTTAACCAGCATTGCTATGGTTTTTGGATCCTTTCGGTCATTCTTGCTTGGGTTATTGTCGTCTAATTCTTTGCTTCGTTTGACATGAAATGGATTAACCAGTGCTACTTTCATTTGAAGATCTTTTATATATTGAGCTATAGGAAACCAATAATGGCCAGTAGGTTCCATTCCAATCATGGCATAATTTTTTTGATACTTTGCTTTTAGCTCTTCAATCCACTCTACAAATGAAGAAAAACCACTATCATCATTGTTAAATTTAAAAAGTTTGCCAACTTCAATTCCTCTGTAATCAAAAGCTCTAGCGTATTGGACCTCGCTAGCAATATCTACACCCACTACTAGCGTGTCTTCTGTGATTTGCTTAATTTTATCATTCTGGTTATACTTCATTTTGAGTACCTCCGTGAATTTAATTTTGTGCTTTTGGCCGATTGCACATTTAAATTCTACTGTGAGGTACTTATTTTTTCAAAGTGCATTTTATTTCATTACAGGAATGCTCCATTAACATATTCTTAAGCCGTTGGCCACCGGACGCTCCGGTTGCAGCAGCACCACAGATTTATCACTTTGGGCGGTGCCTAAAATAAGAATTTCTGAGCGAAAAGGCCCCACTTGCCGCGGAGGAAAATTAACCACCGCCACCACCTGACGGTTGAGTAATTCTTCCTTTGTATATAAATCGGTAATTTGGGCGCTGGACTTCTTCACTCCCACCTCTGCACCAAAGTCCACCCAAATTTTATAAGCCGGCCGTCGGGCCTCGGGGAAATCTTCCACCTTAATCACAGTGCCGATGCGAATATCCACCTTGAAAAAATCATCTACATTTGCTAAGTCCATTTTTATAGCCTCCTTAATTTTACTTAGCCGCAATGTCTTTTGCTTGTTGTTGCAAATAGGTTAGGTTGTAATTGTTAATTTTTAGTGGCTAGTTTTGGTTATTATTCAGGATTCAAAAAATAAAAAACCTCTCGTTCCCAGGCTTTATTTAAGCCCAGGGACGAGAGGTTGCTCCCGCGGTTCCACCCTGGTTGACTGCCTTAACTTAAGCAATCCACCTTCAAATGAATAAAGGCTCAGGAACTCCCTTCACACGAATGGTTTTACTGGGCTTACACCATTCCCAGCTCGCTGTAAAAACTTAATCCGGCTACTCTTTCCTTCATTGCCAAATATTAAACTTAGCTACACAGAAAAATTTTAACAAACAGGCACTGGGTTGTCAATAATTAAAGATAGGATCGATAATTGCTAGTATAGTCGGTAGCCTGTTCCATTGGCACTTCTATTTCAAAGCGGTAGTCGTTGGCCATGGCCGCAACAGCACCGGCCACCCCCAGTAGTGCCAATTCGTTACTGTACATAGCGCCAACTATTCCGGCCACGCCTACGGTGGCGGGAATTTCTAGCACTGTTTCGCCGTCCTTTTTCACTTTAATCTTTGTGTTGTGACCTTTGCTCAAAAATTGGCGAAATTGACCCATCACTTCTTTGCTGCGGCCTTGTAGTTTTTCCGATAAATGTCGACCTCGTTCCTCCAGGTTAATTAATGCTTGCACAACATCTCCATCCACTTCATCTAGAGCCTCTTTGGCCTCTCGGTAACCCACTCCAACCCGAGCCCGCAGTAGATCTATGTTTTCTAACTCATTGGTCATATTGCACACCCCCTGTAAATCTACTATTATTTATCCCTATTTGGAGTATTTTTATGCAACACTTCCAGAAAATCCAACGATTTAGCCCGTCTTTCCAAGTGGTACCGTGTCAAAGCCTTTAAAATGTTCTTTGTTTGCTCAAAAGTCCATTTATCCGGCTGCAATAAAGCCAGCTCACCGGGCTTGGTGGTAAGTAACTGTCTTAGCAACTGCACTGTGGGATACTTAATGGCAAACACCCTGTTTTCCGGTTGATAGCAGTGGCCACAGATAACGCCCCCTTCATCAACGCTAAAGGTCAGTTTACCCGTTAAATCCCCACCGCAATTTACGCAACTGCCCAGTTCCGGCATATAGCCCAGCAAACCTAACATCTTCATTTCAAAGCCGGCCTGTAGTTTTTCTACCGCGGCAAAATCTATTGTGGGCTGATTTAACCATTTAAGGGTAGTTAGCAGCAAGATAAATAATGGTTCATTGGGCTCGTTTTCTTCATTTAAGATATCCATTAATTCGCAAAAATAAAAGGCCACAGTCATTTTTTCTAAATTGCTAACAATTTCAGTAAAAAAACTAATGCCAGCACACTGGGTGATAGAATCCAACACCTTACCCCGGCTGAGCATCATTTGGGAATGGCACAGCGGTTGCACCGCCCCCCGCTTGCGGCTATTGGCTTTGGCAGCGCCATAGGCCATTACCCTTTGCTTACCCCGTTGCCGAGAAAAAATAGTGACCAATTTATCCGCTTCGCGAATGGTTTTGGAGCGCAAAACCACCGCTTCTACATCGTATTGCCTCACATATTACACCTCAAAAGAGAATTTTGCATTCTGGACGCTAAACTTCTTAACCTGCATTAGATTCTACATGGCAATTGTTTTTCCCTGTTAACAATAATTTCAACCACAAGCAATAAAAAGGCTGTTGCAAAACAGAATACTGCTTTTTACAACAGCCCCTTACAAAGTTATTTAGTTCTATTTTGATACAACTCTGCTAAATACCGGGCAAACCCAGGCCCTAAATCTGGGGATTCTAAAGCAAATTCCACTGTGGCCTTTAAGTAACCCAATTTATCCCCGGCGTCATAACGGGTGCCCTCAAACTGGCAGGCATATATTGGTTCTAACATTCTCAGCACCCGCAAAGCATCCGTCAACTGAATTTCTCCATTGGCACCGGCGGGCAAGTCTTCTAAACACTTAAAGATAGACGGATTTAAAATGTATCTACCCATAATGGCTAATCTCGAAGGGGCGTCCTCTAACGCTGGTTTTTCAATAAAATCCCTAACCTGATAAATGGGCCCCTCTTGATCCGAGGTATCTACAATCCCGTATTTGTTAACATCTGCTTCCGGCACCTCTCTGACCCCGACTACACTGGAGTTGTGTTGCTCGGCAACCATAATTAATTGCTTTAAAGCCGGCACATCGGACTTAACAATATCATCACCCAACAACACCGCAAAGGGTTCACCGGCTATAAATGACTTGGCACAATAAATGGCGTGGCCCAGTCCCAGCGGTTCATTCTGCCTAATGTAATGAATGTTGGCCAAGCTGGACAACCTCTTGATCATTTCCAACTGTTCTACTTTACCCTTATCTTCCAGAGATGTCTCCAGTTCCGGTGAACGATCAAAGTAATCCACTATTGGCCACTTTCCTCTGCTGGTAATAATCAAAATGTCCTCAATACCAGAATTTACAGCCTCTTCAATTATGTATTGAATTGTGGGTTTATCTACTATTGGTAACATTTCTTTAGGTAAAGCTTTGGTGACCGGCAAAAACCGGGTTCCCAACCCAGCTGCTGGTATTACTGCCTTACGCACTTTCACCTATTTTTCCCTCCTAATTGCCTAGGTTAAATTTTTAGTTAAAACCTATCTCTATTAAACATTTATGTACCAGTGTAAAAAACAACGCAAAAGACACTGCGTTGCTTCTTATTAATTTATACAAACCAGCTGTGAATTCCTGCTTAAATTTTAATTATGTACTTTTTGTCACTTTCCCTTGCCAGTGTTATACCGCAGCGCATAAACTTTCCTGAAATGGGCAACTTACTATTAATTTTAAAACTAAGGAGTGATTTTAATGGCCGCACAATACGGTGCCCACGAAGTAATGGAATTACATGAAGTACTTACTGATGCTATCGATGGAATTAATCAGTTTGAACTGTACAAACCCCATGTCACTGATCAACAACTATCATCTATGATTGACAAACACATTAATTTTATGACCAATGAATACAATATGATGGTTCAAGCCCTAAATCAACAAGGCATGGCTGAAGCTCGTCCATATCGCGCTCCCATCACCAGCCAACCCATTTATGGTTTAAATAACCCCGCTCCCCAAAGTCCTCACACTGCCACCGGCAAGCTAAATGATCGGGATATCGCCAGTGGTATGTTAGGTTGTCATAAATCATCTGCCATTATGAAATCCATGGCGGCTTTAGAATGCGCTGATTTGAATCTGAGAAGAATGGTGCAGCAAGGCTCCATCAATTGTTCCGAAATGGCTTACGAAGTTTGGCAATATATGAACCAAAATGGTTACTACCAAGTGCCAACCATGAAACAAATGACTACCAATACTATGATTAATACTTATACCCCCGCAAATATGGGCCCCATGAATAATATGAATCAGATGGGTGATATGGACAATACAAACAAGGGAATTTTGAATTTAGGCATGGATCTCAGTTATAACCAGTAGCCACAGTTTAAGGTGGTGTTTAATACAGAGGTAGCACTATAGAAGGAGTTTCTGCCCTCTGCCTAGAATAACTACTTATGAAATTATTACAATTGCTAATTAGAACACTACCCTTTCTGTACATGAGTTTAATTTGGTACCTATCAAGTAAGCCCAGTGATGCCATTGTTAACACTGGGCTTACTTTTGACGCTACCCTTAAAGAATCCCTGCACCTGATAGAGTTTGCAGTATTATATGGCCTGTGGCTGCTGGCCTTCTCAACCAAAGGGCCAATCACCCCCAAAGGCAGTAAAACGGCGGCGCTATTGGCAATTGCCTACGGTTTAATCGATGAGATCCATCAATCCTTTGTGCCATACCGATCAGCTACCCTTTGGGATTTTACCAAAGACACCATTGGCGTTGTGGTTAGCATGTACATTGTAAGTAGAATACTGTGGCCCAATGCCCCACCACGCCATAAACAT encodes:
- a CDS encoding VanZ family protein, which produces MKLLQLLIRTLPFLYMSLIWYLSSKPSDAIVNTGLTFDATLKESLHLIEFAVLYGLWLLAFSTKGPITPKGSKTAALLAIAYGLIDEIHQSFVPYRSATLWDFTKDTIGVVVSMYIVSRILWPNAPPRHKHNTHK
- a CDS encoding DUF4342 domain-containing protein, whose translation is MTNELENIDLLRARVGVGYREAKEALDEVDGDVVQALINLEERGRHLSEKLQGRSKEVMGQFRQFLSKGHNTKIKVKKDGETVLEIPATVGVAGIVGAMYSNELALLGVAGAVAAMANDYRFEIEVPMEQATDYTSNYRSYL
- the recO gene encoding DNA repair protein RecO — its product is MRQYDVEAVVLRSKTIREADKLVTIFSRQRGKQRVMAYGAAKANSRKRGAVQPLCHSQMMLSRGKVLDSITQCAGISFFTEIVSNLEKMTVAFYFCELMDILNEENEPNEPLFILLLTTLKWLNQPTIDFAAVEKLQAGFEMKMLGLLGYMPELGSCVNCGGDLTGKLTFSVDEGGVICGHCYQPENRVFAIKYPTVQLLRQLLTTKPGELALLQPDKWTFEQTKNILKALTRYHLERRAKSLDFLEVLHKNTPNRDK
- a CDS encoding spore coat protein, producing MAAQYGAHEVMELHEVLTDAIDGINQFELYKPHVTDQQLSSMIDKHINFMTNEYNMMVQALNQQGMAEARPYRAPITSQPIYGLNNPAPQSPHTATGKLNDRDIASGMLGCHKSSAIMKSMAALECADLNLRRMVQQGSINCSEMAYEVWQYMNQNGYYQVPTMKQMTTNTMINTYTPANMGPMNNMNQMGDMDNTNKGILNLGMDLSYNQ
- a CDS encoding tRNA-binding protein, which translates into the protein MDLANVDDFFKVDIRIGTVIKVEDFPEARRPAYKIWVDFGAEVGVKKSSAQITDLYTKEELLNRQVVAVVNFPPRQVGPFRSEILILGTAQSDKSVVLLQPERPVANGLRIC
- the galU gene encoding UTP--glucose-1-phosphate uridylyltransferase GalU; amino-acid sequence: MKVRKAVIPAAGLGTRFLPVTKALPKEMLPIVDKPTIQYIIEEAVNSGIEDILIITSRGKWPIVDYFDRSPELETSLEDKGKVEQLEMIKRLSSLANIHYIRQNEPLGLGHAIYCAKSFIAGEPFAVLLGDDIVKSDVPALKQLIMVAEQHNSSVVGVREVPEADVNKYGIVDTSDQEGPIYQVRDFIEKPALEDAPSRLAIMGRYILNPSIFKCLEDLPAGANGEIQLTDALRVLRMLEPIYACQFEGTRYDAGDKLGYLKATVEFALESPDLGPGFARYLAELYQNRTK
- a CDS encoding IS110 family transposase, with product MKYNQNDKIKQITEDTLVVGVDIASEVQYARAFDYRGIEVGKLFKFNNDDSGFSSFVEWIEELKAKYQKNYAMIGMEPTGHYWFPIAQYIKDLQMKVALVNPFHVKRSKELDDNNPSKNDRKDPKTIAMLVKDGRYCVPYIAEGIYSELRNSMSTRSRLVKELNIIRNRVKRWISIYFPEFNKVFGKWEGKAALMVLKEFPTPEKVIKLGIEGIVATWRKEIKRAVGIKRATKLVKAAEATVGVRQGLRSAENELSCLLEEYALVMRQYEKTMVLIEELAMQLPGMEEMLKIKGVGLATAAGFIAEVGDITRFEHPKQVQKLAGLSLKENSSGKHKGRTTISKRGRKRLRALLFQCIMPMVAKNKEFKELHWYYTTREQNPLKKKQSLILLCCKLIRIFFALLTKNVVYNPQKMINDIKRPAKQLAA